Proteins encoded together in one Thermococcus barophilus MP window:
- the fba gene encoding class I fructose-bisphosphate aldolase translates to MEAFQNIGIRRRLRRFFRRDGRALIFAMDHGFEHGPEDFTEVWEHVNPRVILKKVIRAGVDGVMLLPGIARVSGDVLNPNVGLMVKLTSKTNLRPKEDQFLQSPLGFVEDAIKLGADAVAATVYWGSPYEDIMMKQFAEVASIAHDFGLPVVQFSYPRGPYINEKYGKKEDYRVVMYGARAAAEMGADMIKTYWTGSKETFAKVVDAAAGVPVLLSGGAKAKNPLEFLKVVYEVIEAGGAGAVVGRNIFQRENPEPMIKAILRVIHRNEEPEEAAKAEGLI, encoded by the coding sequence ATGGAAGCATTTCAAAATATTGGGATTAGGAGAAGGCTCAGAAGGTTCTTCAGAAGAGACGGCAGAGCTTTAATATTTGCCATGGATCATGGATTTGAACATGGTCCAGAAGATTTTACTGAAGTCTGGGAACACGTAAACCCCAGAGTAATTCTCAAAAAAGTAATTAGGGCTGGAGTAGATGGTGTTATGCTGCTTCCGGGAATTGCAAGGGTAAGTGGAGATGTTTTGAATCCAAATGTTGGTTTAATGGTTAAGCTCACAAGCAAGACCAATCTGAGACCAAAAGAAGACCAATTTTTACAGAGCCCTCTCGGCTTTGTTGAAGATGCAATTAAACTTGGGGCAGATGCAGTTGCAGCAACAGTTTACTGGGGTTCACCCTATGAAGATATAATGATGAAGCAGTTTGCAGAGGTTGCAAGCATTGCACATGATTTTGGATTGCCTGTTGTTCAGTTTTCTTATCCAAGAGGACCCTACATCAACGAAAAATACGGCAAAAAAGAAGATTATAGGGTTGTTATGTATGGAGCAAGAGCAGCTGCTGAGATGGGTGCCGATATGATCAAAACATACTGGACAGGTTCAAAAGAGACATTTGCCAAAGTTGTCGATGCTGCCGCTGGTGTTCCCGTCCTCCTAAGTGGGGGAGCAAAAGCTAAAAACCCTCTTGAATTCCTAAAGGTCGTTTACGAAGTTATTGAAGCTGGAGGGGCTGGAGCAGTCGTTGGTAGAAACATATTCCAGCGTGAAAATCCAGAACCCATGATTAAAGCTATACTCCGGGTAATCCACCGCAATGAAGAGCCTGAAGAAGCCGCAAAAGCTGAAGGACTGATTTAA
- a CDS encoding biotin--[acetyl-CoA-carboxylase] ligase — protein MLDINTEIIGRKVIYLQEVESTNELAKKIAPQEEEGTIIVADIQRRGRGRKLRKWISPKGGLWMSVILKPNVHLVHITKLVFVSALAVVETLAEFGIEGKIKWPNDVLVNRKKICGILSEGKYSTDSVEYVVLGIGLNVNNEIPVDLLDVAISMKDVLGFRVPLVEVFRNLLEKLDKWYLRYLDGQYALILEEWKAYSAVIGKEVRIVGDNEEIIGTAVDVSDDGSLIIALKDGTLKKIYYGDVSLRFS, from the coding sequence GTGCTTGATATCAATACAGAGATTATAGGGAGGAAGGTTATTTATCTTCAAGAGGTGGAGTCAACCAATGAGCTTGCCAAGAAAATAGCTCCCCAAGAGGAGGAAGGAACTATAATTGTTGCAGATATTCAGAGAAGGGGGAGGGGCAGGAAACTTAGAAAATGGATTTCTCCAAAAGGTGGACTATGGATGAGTGTTATTTTAAAGCCCAATGTACATCTAGTGCACATAACGAAGCTTGTATTTGTTTCTGCACTTGCAGTTGTTGAAACTTTGGCGGAATTCGGAATTGAAGGAAAGATTAAATGGCCAAATGATGTCCTTGTCAATAGGAAAAAAATTTGCGGGATTTTAAGTGAAGGAAAATATTCAACGGATAGTGTGGAGTATGTGGTTCTTGGTATCGGGTTGAATGTTAACAACGAAATTCCAGTGGATTTGCTGGATGTTGCGATATCCATGAAGGATGTACTGGGGTTTAGAGTTCCGCTTGTTGAGGTTTTTAGAAATCTTTTGGAAAAGCTGGACAAGTGGTATTTGAGATATCTTGATGGACAATACGCCCTCATATTGGAAGAATGGAAAGCTTACAGTGCTGTCATTGGAAAGGAAGTTAGAATTGTTGGGGATAATGAGGAGATCATCGGCACTGCGGTTGATGTAAGCGATGACGGGTCTCTTATCATTGCATTAAAGGATGGTACACTAAAGAAAATTTACTATGGGGATGTTTCCCTTAGATTTTCCTGA
- a CDS encoding dicarboxylate/amino acid:cation symporter — protein MAQKGILRTYLDIPVLQKIFAGLILGVIVGLVLGSLGYADAVKTYIKPFGDIFVRLLKMLVMPIVFASLVVGAASISPARLGRVGVKIVIYYLLTSAFAVTLGIIMARIFKPGLGLQLATGAKFQAKQAPSMVQTLLNIIPKNPFGALANGQVLPTIFFAIVLGIALTYLMNSKDEFVKDSANTLFKAINGLAEAMYKIVGGVMQYAPIGVFALIAYVMAEQGVKVVGQLAKVVVAVYLGLILQIVLVYFVLLKIFGLDPIKFIKKAKDAMITAFVTRSSSGTLPVTMRVADEEMGISKGIYSFTLPLGATINMDGTALYQGVCTFFIALAIGQHLTIGQQLTIVLTAVLASIGTAGVPGAGAIMLAMVLQSVGLPLTDPSVAAAYAMILGIDAILDMGRTMVNVTGDLTGTTIVAKTEGELDLSKWQ, from the coding sequence ATGGCACAGAAGGGTATTTTGAGGACATATCTTGACATTCCAGTGCTTCAGAAAATCTTCGCAGGACTAATTCTGGGTGTTATTGTTGGTCTTGTCTTGGGATCCTTGGGGTATGCAGATGCAGTGAAGACGTACATCAAGCCCTTTGGTGACATCTTTGTCAGACTGCTGAAGATGTTAGTGATGCCCATAGTCTTTGCATCCCTTGTCGTGGGTGCAGCAAGCATAAGTCCAGCAAGACTTGGAAGGGTTGGAGTTAAAATTGTCATTTATTATCTGCTTACATCAGCATTTGCAGTAACACTTGGTATAATAATGGCAAGAATCTTCAAACCTGGGCTTGGGCTCCAATTAGCCACTGGAGCTAAATTCCAAGCAAAGCAGGCGCCTTCTATGGTTCAGACTTTGCTTAACATAATTCCAAAGAATCCATTTGGAGCCTTGGCTAACGGGCAAGTACTTCCTACAATATTCTTCGCGATAGTTTTGGGTATTGCACTGACGTACTTAATGAACAGCAAGGATGAATTTGTGAAGGACAGCGCCAACACACTTTTCAAGGCAATAAACGGTCTCGCGGAGGCTATGTACAAGATTGTTGGTGGTGTCATGCAGTATGCTCCAATAGGTGTTTTTGCATTGATTGCTTATGTTATGGCGGAGCAGGGAGTTAAGGTCGTTGGTCAGCTGGCAAAAGTGGTTGTTGCAGTGTATCTCGGCTTGATCCTTCAGATTGTCTTGGTGTACTTTGTGCTCCTCAAGATCTTTGGACTCGATCCAATTAAGTTCATCAAGAAAGCTAAGGATGCTATGATTACTGCATTCGTTACAAGAAGCTCAAGCGGTACTTTACCAGTTACAATGAGAGTCGCTGATGAAGAGATGGGAATAAGCAAGGGTATCTACTCATTCACACTTCCACTTGGTGCAACAATCAACATGGATGGAACAGCTCTGTACCAGGGTGTCTGTACATTCTTCATAGCCCTTGCAATAGGTCAGCACCTCACCATCGGACAGCAGCTCACAATAGTTCTCACAGCAGTTCTTGCATCAATTGGTACAGCTGGTGTTCCCGGAGCTGGTGCGATAATGCTTGCAATGGTTCTCCAGAGCGTTGGGCTTCCGTTGACAGATCCAAGTGTTGCTGCAGCATATGCAATGATCCTTGGTATTGACGCTATCTTAGACATGGGAAGAACAATGGTCAACGTTACAGGAGACCTTACAGGTACCACAATTGTGGCAAAGACTGAAGGGGAGCTTGACTTGAGCAAGTGGCAGTGA
- a CDS encoding alanyl-tRNA editing protein: MTKKLYYEDAYLKEAKAKVVEIKDNALLLDQTIFYPTGGGQPHDRGTINGVHVLDVYKDEEGNVWHVVEEPEKFRIGDEVELKIDWDYRYKLMRIHTAMHLLDHVLNEVLGKDKWQLYGSGMSVEKGRYDILYPENVNKYKEQIIERFNKYVDEGGEVKIWWEGEKRLTQIRDFEVLPCGGTHVKDIREIGHIKKLKRSSIGKGKQRLEIWLED; this comes from the coding sequence ATGACGAAGAAGCTTTACTATGAGGATGCATATCTAAAAGAAGCAAAAGCAAAAGTTGTTGAAATAAAAGATAATGCACTGCTTTTGGATCAGACCATTTTCTATCCAACAGGTGGAGGACAGCCGCATGACAGGGGAACAATAAATGGTGTTCATGTTTTGGATGTTTACAAAGACGAGGAAGGTAATGTCTGGCATGTTGTAGAAGAGCCAGAGAAATTCAGGATAGGAGATGAGGTTGAGCTTAAGATAGACTGGGATTATCGCTACAAGCTCATGCGTATCCACACCGCGATGCATCTCTTGGATCATGTGTTGAATGAAGTTCTCGGCAAAGACAAATGGCAACTTTATGGCAGTGGAATGAGTGTGGAAAAGGGGAGATACGATATTCTTTACCCAGAAAACGTTAACAAGTACAAAGAGCAGATTATTGAGCGTTTCAACAAGTATGTGGACGAAGGGGGGGAAGTCAAAATCTGGTGGGAGGGAGAGAAAAGGCTCACACAAATCAGGGACTTTGAAGTTCTCCCATGCGGTGGAACCCATGTAAAGGATATCAGGGAGATTGGGCATATTAAAAAGCTGAAGCGCTCAAGCATAGGGAAAGGCAAGCAGAGGCTGGAGATATGGCTTGAAGATTGA
- a CDS encoding UPF0175 family protein — protein sequence MSEVILHLPAWIDEREARIALAVELYREGKITLKQAAEIANLCVEDFMKELSKRKVSILNWNEKELEEEIENADNF from the coding sequence ATGAGTGAGGTCATACTCCATTTGCCAGCGTGGATTGATGAAAGGGAGGCAAGAATAGCGTTGGCAGTTGAGCTCTATCGAGAAGGAAAAATAACCCTTAAACAGGCGGCTGAAATAGCGAATCTCTGTGTAGAAGACTTTATGAAAGAGCTTAGTAAGAGAAAAGTAAGTATATTAAACTGGAATGAAAAAGAGCTTGAGGAAGAGATTGAGAATGCCGATAATTTCTGA
- a CDS encoding DUF3368 domain-containing protein, whose amino-acid sequence MKKSLRKRLRMPIISDTSPLILLKKTGGIYLLEELFNEVVIPLQVQKELYVREEHYFSRIKFLKVQNPKKELFKILLLTLDEGEAGAIALAIEHGLPLLIDDLKGRKTAKQLGLKYIGTLGILKIAKNRKIISEVRPFIEKLLRSGYYISPKLVEKFLREMEEF is encoded by the coding sequence ATGAAAAAGAGCTTGAGGAAGAGATTGAGAATGCCGATAATTTCTGATACGTCTCCTCTTATTCTTCTCAAGAAGACTGGTGGCATTTATCTGCTTGAAGAACTCTTCAATGAAGTTGTAATTCCTCTTCAGGTTCAAAAGGAACTTTATGTTAGAGAAGAACATTATTTCAGTAGAATTAAGTTCTTAAAAGTGCAAAATCCAAAAAAGGAGCTTTTTAAAATATTGTTACTAACTCTTGATGAGGGAGAGGCTGGAGCAATAGCTCTGGCTATTGAGCATGGCTTACCTCTCCTCATTGATGACCTAAAGGGTAGAAAAACTGCAAAGCAACTTGGATTAAAATACATAGGGACATTGGGAATTCTCAAAATTGCAAAGAACAGAAAAATAATAAGTGAGGTAAGACCGTTTATTGAAAAACTCCTGAGAAGCGGATATTACATTAGTCCTAAGCTTGTAGAGAAGTTCCTCCGGGAAATGGAAGAATTTTAA
- a CDS encoding DUF167 family protein: MIKQIKDGVILLVHVQPNTKRNSIEGVDKWKGRIKVKVSAPPVGGKANKELTKFLSKLLGKEVVILRGETSREKDLLIKGATIEEVKEKLGI; encoded by the coding sequence ATGATAAAGCAGATAAAAGACGGTGTTATTCTCCTCGTCCATGTCCAGCCAAATACAAAAAGGAACAGCATTGAGGGAGTTGACAAGTGGAAAGGAAGGATTAAGGTGAAAGTTAGCGCTCCCCCTGTTGGCGGAAAAGCTAATAAAGAATTAACAAAGTTCCTCTCAAAACTCCTTGGAAAAGAGGTTGTTATACTCAGAGGAGAGACCTCAAGGGAAAAAGATTTGCTGATTAAAGGAGCAACAATAGAGGAAGTAAAGGAAAAATTGGGAATTTAG
- a CDS encoding DUF402 domain-containing protein, whose translation MNKKVHLIYKRIPNRVLERYDELIADLGDIIVAKSKFHGMLAPLYVNGVKVIENDYTMIYFAFIGKNYDVLKVYDREGNFKGLYVDVLAYTERYGDTLEMLDLFLDIFIFPNGEAFLLDEDELEMALNYGLIDKDAFDFAYKVADEIIMAVKEKRFPPKIVWKYDLEGRE comes from the coding sequence ATGAACAAAAAAGTTCACCTCATCTATAAGCGCATTCCAAACAGGGTTCTTGAGAGATACGATGAACTCATAGCAGACTTAGGGGATATCATCGTTGCCAAGTCCAAATTCCATGGAATGCTCGCACCTCTTTATGTAAATGGAGTCAAGGTCATTGAAAACGACTACACAATGATTTACTTCGCCTTTATCGGTAAAAATTACGATGTTTTGAAAGTTTATGATAGAGAGGGAAACTTCAAAGGACTCTATGTAGACGTTTTGGCTTACACAGAGAGATATGGAGACACTTTAGAGATGCTTGATCTGTTTTTAGACATATTCATCTTCCCAAACGGCGAAGCTTTCTTGTTAGATGAGGATGAGCTTGAAATGGCTCTCAATTATGGCCTAATCGACAAAGATGCCTTTGATTTCGCCTACAAAGTTGCAGATGAAATAATTATGGCTGTAAAAGAAAAGAGGTTTCCTCCAAAAATTGTATGGAAATATGATCTGGAGGGAAGAGAATGA
- the glyS gene encoding glycine--tRNA ligase yields MKIDKYEILSDLMRRRGFAWGSFEIYGGARGFYDYGPLGATIKRKIERKIREAFQREGFFELETPDITPEEVFIASGHVEKFVDPLVECTQCHTRYRADHLIEESLDIDVEGLSAEELTKIIKENGIKCPQCGGELGDVWYFNLMFETYIGPYKDKKGYLRPETAQGIFVNFKRLNAFARNKLPFGVFQIGKAYRNEISPRQGMIRLREFTQAEVEIFFNPKETEHPHFDEVKDEVVRLYPIEHQLKNLGMIEVTLEEAVKKGYVMNTFFAYYMAMVKRILLDIGIPEKAIRFRQQLPEERAHYSKDTWDVEIYSERFGWIECVGIAYRGDYDLSRHMKMSGADLTVMIHYDEPKTVKRLKVSLNMKRVGPKLKKDAKRINEKLKEMSEEELRKLVEELEEEGKVSIEGYELEKEDFIIKEVEEKITGEKIVPHVLEPSFGIDRPFYLLLENSLTIDEDGRIYLKIKKDMAPIEVAVLPLVAKEPLTTIAYNVFRTLQKAGFIAVYDEKDTIGRRYARYDEIGTPYCVTIDNQTPEDNTVTIRDRDTREQIRVKIDELPEKLKELIFGSS; encoded by the coding sequence ATGAAGATAGACAAGTATGAAATCCTTTCGGATTTGATGAGGAGAAGAGGCTTTGCATGGGGAAGCTTCGAGATTTATGGTGGGGCGAGAGGTTTCTACGATTACGGTCCTCTTGGAGCGACAATAAAGAGAAAGATTGAGCGTAAAATCAGAGAAGCCTTTCAAAGAGAGGGGTTTTTTGAGCTTGAAACTCCAGACATAACTCCTGAGGAAGTCTTCATAGCTTCAGGTCATGTTGAGAAGTTTGTTGATCCCTTAGTTGAGTGTACCCAGTGCCACACAAGATACAGGGCAGACCATCTCATCGAGGAGAGCTTGGACATTGATGTTGAAGGCTTGAGTGCCGAAGAGCTCACGAAGATAATAAAGGAAAACGGCATAAAGTGTCCCCAGTGTGGTGGAGAGCTGGGCGATGTTTGGTACTTCAATCTGATGTTTGAAACATACATCGGTCCTTACAAGGACAAGAAAGGGTATCTAAGACCAGAAACAGCTCAGGGTATTTTCGTGAACTTCAAGAGGCTTAATGCCTTTGCGAGAAACAAGCTCCCATTTGGTGTGTTCCAGATTGGAAAGGCTTATAGAAATGAAATTTCACCGAGGCAGGGAATGATCAGGCTTAGAGAATTCACCCAAGCTGAAGTGGAGATATTTTTCAATCCAAAAGAGACCGAGCATCCGCACTTCGATGAGGTCAAAGACGAAGTTGTAAGGCTTTATCCTATCGAACACCAGCTCAAGAACTTGGGGATGATTGAGGTAACTCTTGAGGAAGCTGTTAAAAAAGGATATGTCATGAACACATTCTTTGCCTATTACATGGCTATGGTGAAGAGAATTCTCCTTGACATAGGAATTCCAGAAAAGGCGATAAGATTCAGGCAACAGCTTCCAGAAGAGAGGGCACACTACTCAAAGGATACATGGGATGTTGAGATTTACAGCGAAAGATTTGGATGGATTGAGTGTGTTGGTATCGCATACAGAGGGGATTACGACTTGAGCAGACACATGAAGATGAGTGGTGCCGATTTGACGGTTATGATTCACTACGATGAGCCCAAGACCGTGAAAAGGCTCAAAGTTAGTCTAAATATGAAGAGAGTTGGTCCAAAGCTTAAGAAAGATGCAAAAAGAATAAACGAGAAGCTCAAAGAGATGAGCGAGGAAGAACTTAGAAAGCTTGTTGAAGAACTTGAAGAGGAAGGTAAAGTCAGCATTGAGGGTTACGAGCTTGAAAAAGAGGATTTCATAATCAAGGAAGTTGAAGAAAAAATAACCGGGGAAAAAATTGTTCCTCACGTCTTAGAGCCGAGTTTTGGTATTGATAGACCTTTCTATCTACTCCTTGAGAACTCACTAACAATTGATGAGGACGGAAGAATTTACCTCAAGATAAAGAAGGACATGGCCCCAATAGAGGTTGCCGTTCTGCCGTTAGTTGCAAAGGAGCCACTAACAACGATAGCCTACAATGTCTTTAGGACACTCCAGAAAGCGGGGTTCATAGCAGTTTACGATGAAAAGGACACAATAGGAAGAAGATACGCAAGATACGACGAAATTGGAACTCCATACTGTGTGACCATTGACAACCAAACACCTGAAGACAACACCGTAACAATCAGAGACAGAGATACGAGGGAGCAAATTAGGGTCAAGATTGATGAATTACCAGAGAAGCTGAAGGAGCTTATCTTTGGCTCTTCTTGA
- a CDS encoding LSm family protein codes for MAERPLDVIHRSLDKDVLVILKKGFEFRGKLIGYDIHLNVVLADAQLIEGGEVTKKYGKIVIRGDNVLAISPVETE; via the coding sequence ATGGCGGAAAGACCACTTGATGTTATACACAGGTCACTGGACAAAGATGTGCTGGTTATACTTAAGAAGGGATTTGAGTTTAGAGGCAAGCTTATCGGTTATGACATTCACCTGAATGTTGTCCTTGCAGATGCTCAGCTTATTGAGGGCGGCGAGGTAACAAAGAAGTATGGTAAGATAGTGATTAGAGGAGACAATGTGTTGGCTATTTCACCAGTAGAAACTGAGTGA
- a CDS encoding 50S ribosomal protein L37e has translation MGSGTAPHGKRNRTPTHIKCRRCGRKAYNVRKRYCAACGFGRSRRLRKYSWSKKWKKAKNVH, from the coding sequence GTGGGAAGCGGAACAGCACCCCATGGAAAAAGGAACCGCACACCAACTCATATAAAGTGCAGAAGATGTGGAAGAAAAGCTTACAACGTTAGAAAAAGATACTGTGCTGCTTGTGGATTTGGGAGAAGCAGAAGATTAAGGAAGTACAGCTGGTCAAAGAAGTGGAAAAAAGCTAAGAACGTCCACTAA
- a CDS encoding ABC transporter substrate-binding protein, which yields MSAKNDILKYLKSKGHDGALQSELYNLGYSRSTIAEALEALEKEKLIVKKNIGKKAYRIWAIDEAPFPIKNTLRLGILRAVEYPHALLTAYDLREKYNVRVLVYNSALELTNALAIGKVDLACSPLITQLLYSLLMKSIKIVSGCGFAGSGLVVRGELEEGKTIASSELSTMETMLKLFLEKGGLKNIKVTYFKNPENAVRSFLSGEIDGISIWEPYLSLLKKKGFDVYHYSNYFGKYPCCALGVNLSFLDVNKDIFKEFFERFKYNTENLEKRKEEAIRLMVEVMGFEEKLVRESFGGFVYDYRLTKKQVEEMLNRFGLKVFNLEKLFLSQDF from the coding sequence ATGAGCGCAAAAAATGACATTTTGAAATATTTAAAATCAAAAGGACACGATGGAGCTCTTCAGAGTGAGCTGTACAATTTAGGTTATTCTCGTTCGACAATTGCTGAGGCGCTTGAGGCTCTTGAAAAGGAGAAGCTTATCGTGAAAAAGAATATCGGAAAAAAAGCATACAGAATATGGGCTATTGATGAGGCACCTTTCCCCATTAAAAATACTCTTAGACTTGGAATTTTAAGGGCTGTTGAGTATCCCCATGCTCTTTTGACAGCTTACGATTTGAGAGAAAAGTACAATGTTAGGGTTTTGGTTTACAACTCAGCCCTTGAGCTTACGAATGCCCTTGCAATAGGAAAGGTCGATTTAGCGTGTTCGCCATTAATCACTCAACTCCTTTATTCACTATTAATGAAAAGCATTAAAATTGTTTCTGGCTGTGGATTTGCTGGCAGTGGACTTGTTGTGAGAGGAGAGCTCGAAGAAGGAAAAACCATTGCGTCCTCTGAGCTTTCTACAATGGAAACCATGTTAAAATTGTTCCTTGAAAAAGGGGGATTGAAGAATATAAAGGTGACATATTTTAAAAATCCGGAGAATGCCGTGAGGTCTTTTCTTAGTGGGGAAATAGATGGGATAAGCATCTGGGAGCCCTATCTAAGTCTGCTTAAAAAGAAGGGCTTTGATGTCTATCACTACTCTAATTATTTTGGAAAATACCCCTGCTGTGCCTTGGGGGTTAACTTGAGCTTTTTGGACGTTAATAAGGATATTTTTAAAGAATTTTTTGAAAGATTTAAGTACAATACTGAAAACTTGGAGAAACGAAAAGAGGAGGCTATACGTCTAATGGTTGAGGTTATGGGCTTTGAGGAAAAACTTGTGAGGGAAAGCTTTGGGGGGTTTGTCTATGATTACAGACTCACAAAAAAGCAAGTTGAAGAAATGCTAAATCGATTTGGTCTCAAAGTGTTCAATCTTGAAAAGCTCTTCTTATCGCAAGATTTTTAA
- a CDS encoding MATE family efflux transporter — protein MDGELRKRLWELAWPAILANISQTLVNLVDMIMVGQLGALAIASVGLGAQLSWFMMPIMFAISTGVLALVARFVGAKEYDMANLTLEQGIYLAFLVGIPVMAFGFLFGDDALRIMGASEDVIKLGYDYIRMYFLFYPINFMGFAAFSALRGAGDTKTPMKLSILMNVLNVVLNYLLIFGKFGFPRLEVKGAALASGLSIATAFVVGMFLFLSDRLVLKLKLSFRFDISLVKRILRIGIPATIERIIFSVYNFIYISIVTRFGTVALAAHQVGLRVESIAYMPAFGFNVATSALVGQSLGEGNPEKAEKVVYESLKMVTAFMSVMAVILIAFPKYLVMPFITKSDPNYWQVIHLAAIYLMIVGISEIPLGWLFVLSGALRGAGDTKSPMYITAVSKLLFRILPAYLLGFGFAIGSFRFEGLGVIAAWIAMSLETFATAGFFWWVFRRGKWKYIKV, from the coding sequence ATGGACGGCGAATTAAGAAAAAGATTGTGGGAGCTTGCATGGCCGGCGATATTAGCAAACATATCTCAAACCCTTGTTAACTTAGTTGACATGATAATGGTCGGGCAGCTGGGTGCTCTTGCAATCGCAAGCGTTGGTTTGGGAGCACAGCTTTCATGGTTCATGATGCCTATAATGTTTGCAATCTCAACAGGTGTTTTGGCTTTAGTTGCGCGTTTTGTGGGTGCTAAAGAGTATGATATGGCTAATTTGACCTTGGAACAGGGAATTTACCTTGCCTTTCTGGTGGGGATACCAGTTATGGCATTTGGATTTTTGTTCGGAGATGATGCACTTAGAATAATGGGAGCCAGTGAAGATGTAATAAAACTTGGCTATGATTACATAAGGATGTATTTCCTATTTTATCCCATCAATTTCATGGGTTTTGCGGCATTTTCAGCTTTGAGAGGAGCTGGTGATACAAAGACACCAATGAAGCTGAGCATCTTAATGAACGTTCTCAATGTTGTTTTGAATTATCTCTTAATTTTCGGAAAATTTGGCTTTCCAAGGTTGGAAGTTAAGGGTGCTGCATTAGCCTCTGGACTTTCAATTGCAACGGCTTTTGTTGTCGGAATGTTCCTATTCTTAAGTGACAGGCTTGTTCTGAAGCTTAAGCTCAGCTTTAGATTTGATATTTCACTGGTTAAAAGAATACTCAGAATTGGAATTCCAGCAACAATTGAGAGGATTATCTTCAGCGTTTACAACTTCATCTATATAAGCATCGTTACAAGATTTGGAACAGTAGCTTTGGCTGCTCATCAAGTTGGCTTGAGGGTAGAGAGCATAGCTTATATGCCAGCTTTTGGCTTTAATGTTGCCACATCAGCTTTGGTTGGACAGAGCTTGGGTGAGGGGAATCCAGAAAAAGCTGAGAAGGTTGTGTATGAGTCATTGAAAATGGTAACGGCTTTCATGAGCGTCATGGCTGTGATTTTGATTGCTTTTCCAAAATACCTCGTTATGCCATTTATAACAAAAAGTGATCCCAATTATTGGCAAGTTATCCATTTGGCTGCAATCTATCTCATGATTGTGGGTATAAGCGAAATCCCATTGGGCTGGCTCTTTGTTCTCAGTGGAGCTTTGAGAGGTGCAGGAGATACGAAGAGTCCAATGTATATAACGGCTGTTAGCAAATTACTCTTTAGGATTCTTCCGGCTTATCTTCTGGGATTTGGCTTTGCAATTGGTTCATTCCGCTTTGAAGGGCTTGGGGTTATTGCTGCTTGGATTGCAATGAGCCTTGAGACATTTGCAACCGCTGGCTTTTTCTGGTGGGTATTTAGAAGGGGGAAGTGGAAGTACATAAAAGTATGA
- the vapB gene encoding type II toxin-antitoxin system VapB family antitoxin produces the protein MAVVSIRIPDELKAKMKEVNINWSEEIRRFIEMKIREQEKRKLLDEIDAFLEKEVPLMKKGQAVKLVRDARDSN, from the coding sequence ATGGCTGTTGTCAGCATTCGTATTCCTGATGAGCTTAAAGCGAAAATGAAGGAGGTTAATATAAACTGGAGCGAAGAGATACGGAGGTTTATTGAAATGAAAATACGGGAGCAGGAAAAAAGAAAGTTGCTTGATGAGATTGATGCTTTTCTCGAAAAGGAAGTTCCTCTCATGAAAAAGGGACAAGCAGTGAAGCTTGTGAGGGATGCTCGTGATAGTAATTGA
- a CDS encoding type II toxin-antitoxin system VapC family toxin, which translates to MIVIDTSSLVKYLLREEGWRDVSKFLRQNQLVSLEMALIEGANAIWKRCVLYQDIPLKTAEKLLGYLHSTKGIIIYEDPIEYLPKAEEIALENNVTVYDSLYIAQALKYGKLATSDEKQGKVAEKLGIVVFYL; encoded by the coding sequence GTGATAGTAATTGACACCTCGTCTTTAGTCAAATATCTCCTTCGCGAAGAGGGCTGGCGTGACGTCTCGAAGTTCCTTCGTCAGAATCAGCTGGTTTCTTTAGAAATGGCATTAATCGAAGGGGCAAATGCAATTTGGAAGCGTTGTGTTCTCTACCAAGATATCCCTCTCAAAACGGCAGAGAAATTGCTTGGTTATCTTCACTCAACTAAAGGCATAATAATCTATGAGGACCCAATTGAATACTTGCCTAAGGCGGAAGAAATTGCTCTTGAGAATAATGTTACTGTTTATGATTCTCTTTACATTGCTCAGGCTCTCAAATATGGAAAGTTAGCAACCAGCGATGAAAAACAGGGAAAAGTTGCAGAAAAGCTTGGTATTGTGGTGTTCTACCTTTAG